AATTAAAGCCGGACATATCagtaattatattataaataaataaatataaatataaatataaatataaataaataaatatatatatatatatatatatatatatatatatatattactttgtgtattgttcatttttaagGATTTAACAGCAGGTTTGAGAATATGTATAGGAGATTATACGTTTcattagaaaaaaaaaaaaaacaaactAAATCATTGGGATACATTATAAgtttaaaacatataaatgtgtatattccaatttatttattttagATACCCCTTGTAATACAGAGGCGGAATGCAAAAAATTAGAagtaattattttattcttatttgTTACAAATGATTAATACgaatatatctttataatatatatatatatatatatgtatatatatatacatatgtgtATTGTATAGAATATGATGAACATATGCACGTACATCAGAGGGGGGGCTGATTTTGCCTATGACATTTTTTTAGTAACTACACATGTAGTAACTACTATGATGGCTGTTATGTGTGCATGTATTTTTATCGGACCTGTACATATTTGTGCTCTAAAGAATTTTCCGgtaattcatatatatataaatcattattttacaaatattttatgaagAGTATTAACCACATGCTTAAAAAATAGGacaaatacatatatatatatatatatttatttatttattatccttatatttttttttttttttttatttattttagTATACGTGTAAATTACCCTACCCCATTTTTTCCACGCTGTTCATGGCAACATCGGCAGTTTGGGAAGTggtaattatataaatatattaagtaatataaacaatcataatatttgttgtaaggaatggaaaaaaatatggagACTTTTTACTTTATAGGTGAAAGCAGCCACTTCGTTGTGTAGGGTATATGGAGGTAAAGAAAACAAagaacaagaaaaaaaaaaaaaatacatatatatatgtatatatatatatatatacatatattataataatttttaaaaagtcattaaaaataaagttcatgataaaattaatttgcacgtttttattgtatatattattgatTCTTATTCGTTTGAgttattctttttttttttttctttttttttttttttttatagatTTATCTATTATGTCCAAAATGGCATGaaaatgttttaatttttattttgtctttttcttcttttttttttttttctaaattcTTAAAAGAATTACATATTCGTTATAagtttaatttttttttaaaacttATTTCGATAAGGCAAACGTCATTTctgatatatttattactaCTTTACCATTTACATAACCAACTCCNNNNNNNNNNNNNNNNNNNNNNNNNNNNNNNNNNNNNNNNNNNNNNNNNNNNNNNNNNNNNNNNNNNNNNNNNNNNNNNNNNNNNNNNNNNNNNNNNNNNAGTAAATTATATGGTTTATATTTCATCtatctttattttcaaaatgttgaaaacttttttattcttttcaaAAAAGGTAATTtcttcaatttttttttttttatattattttaaaaaaaaaaaaaaaaattattaaaagcattgaaaaaaatttttttttattattttttttccatcAGATGtttattcattatatatataaaataatatatatatatatataattatatatatatataattttttttttttatgaatatattatattttattataatatataataaaataatatatattatattaatgtatttgtataaattaattatctctagaatatataaaatataaaacttaaatatatataatattatatataatataatataatgttgatatgaaattattttatatatatttatttataggTGCTTCGTagtacataaaaataatatatattatatatatatatatatatatatgcagctctaatataatatttataatatatatatatataatatatataattttttttgttatattatttgaaaatgtatttaaaaaaaatataatgtttCAGATCATAAAAATTGTAAGAACAAAATTGGGTATAAtgaataatgatatatatatatatatatatatatattgtagcatatacttatttatttttatgttaaaaaaataggcatataaaatgttttatatatatatatataatatatataatttttacaCGTAATATTGTTAAGGCTTATCCCCTTCTAAAAATAACCTCTTTTATCCctacatttttttatacatacaatatataatatatatatatatatatatatatatatatattatatatatttataaaatatttataaaatatttattttgtatatattattatttcattatataaaaaagaatatcttattattttataaataaaaatctttttatctttaacaaaaaaaaaaaaaaaaaaaattcttttcaatttatattttgtttctttttatggcatataatattttccaatatcgttttgttttttatttgtcatatataaaaaaaaaaagagttacaaaaaaattgtGAACTTATGgaaaaatagaaaataggagaaaattattatataaaatggaataaaaaatatatatgtatgtataatatgtatgtataatatgtatgtataatatgtatgtataatatttatgtataatatgtatgtatatatatatataaaataaattataacaaaaaaaaaaaaaaaaaaaaaattaataaaatgttaataaagaattaataaaaaattaataaaaaaattaataaatgggttttaatatatatatatatatatatgaagcGGAATATAAACCTTtctatataaaattatatatgatataatcTTAAACgtatttacatatatatatatatatatatatattattcttttaacctttgaattaaaaaaaagaaaaaaaaatgacgTAAGAAATATGAATAGGATTCAATCACATATAAATCGTTATattgaaaaagaaaaataatgtcatgtatataaatataaatatataatatatatttacattttttgttatatacaaataacCATATATGTGAACTTTTTCATATTAACTGCTGTCCacatgatatatatatatatatatatatatatttatgtatgtatttatatttatatatatatttttttttctttaaacATTGTATTTGTTCCCTCTTTTGTTATGACTActtaattattaaatgatttTTCCATACTGTCAGGAATTGTTAAATCAACATTATATACNNNNNNNNNNNNNNNNNNNNNNNNNNNNNNNNNNNNNNNNNNNNNNNNNNNNNNNNNNNNNNNNNNNNNNNNNNNNNNNNNNNNNNNNNNNNNNNNNNNNTAAAAAAATTTacttattataaaaaataataaaaaaaaaatatataattaaatatatatatataaaataatatatatgtattttttttttttttttttctgcTTTATTTGTAATTTATAAAGGCATTCCGTCATATaatgtttttcttttatatataaaccaaatgaaaatacgaatataatatatttcttttctttatctttatcttttaatttttttcttttatttgttcaatataataatatcacATGATAGTtgggaaaaaaaaaaatgtgtaaaataatttatccTTTGGAGCATATTTCTAAAAGTtcacaaaataaataaaaaaaaaaaaaaatatacacatatatatatatatatatattaatatatatatattgtaatatttcgtttgttttgttttattttttcgtTCACTTTTATCttgtaataattttgatgatcatttttttttttatgtgtCCCCGCTTTGTAACATATGagaatattaaaaaaagagatcgggaaaaaaaaagaagaaaaaaaaaggaaaggTAATAATCATCGGCACAACTTGAAAAGTAGAGACGAAAAAGATGATCTTATACAAAGACTAAAAAGATGTCATGATAACgataacatttttaattatattgataagaaatataaaaagtatattataaaaaaaaataaaaatgatagTAGTCAGAATAattcaataaataaagaaaagaatgaaacttatatacataatgaaaaaaaggGTTCCAAGCATTTAGGAAGttcatcatttattttctttgAATCTATTAATTCTTATGAActtaagaaatataaatcagcattttctatttataatatattattaaatattaccaaaataaatatgcaGAAATTATACGATGAAAATaactttttaaataaaggATGGTCAGACCAAGAAAAGTTGaaagaattaaaaagtGACAGGAGCAAATTGATATTAGGttttctaaaaaaaaaaaaagaacaaaatggatataattatgaacaAAACGAATATAATCatgaacaaaatgaatataatcatgaacaaaatgaatataacCATGAACAAAACGAATATATCCATGAACAAAACGAATATACCCATGAACAAAACGAATATAATCATGAACAAAACGAATATACCCATGAACAAAACGAATATAATCATGAACAAAACGAATATATCCATGAACAAAACGAATATAATCATGTACAACATCCAAGTGAACACGAAACTTATGATAGTAAATTTtctattaaaaaaaatacaaacaaccattttatagatataataaaaacaaatgataaaaatcAAATTGATGATTTTCTAAAAACAAATCCAATTGTATGTTTTGTACATTTTAGATTTACACCAGACTATTATCcatatcaaaaaaatataatttgttaTCTTTATgaaatacaaataataaaagaatatataaaaataggCATAGGAAcacatttaataaatatattagaGCAACTctgtaaaaatatacatattcataaaattcTATGTACCGTTCTAAAAAGTAATTACAAAGCCGTCatgttttataaaaataaatgttcCTTTCAAATGGATGAAAGTTCACCGGATAATTTTTATTCCGACTCACATCAATCAAAAACATGTgaatatgaaatattaaagaagGACATAATATCATAGGATACGTTTTTGTACCAGTCaccattttttaataaaggcacatttaaataaagataataatatatgcacacacacacacacaaatatatatatatatatatatatatatatatatatatttatatatatttatttatttatgtgtcttattattatccttGTTCagttaaatatttatatgaatattttaattttttaaatgtcaatatatcttatttttttgttgaaaaaaaaaaaaaaaaaaaaaaaaaaaaaaaaaaaaaaaaaaaaaaaaaaaaaaaaaaaaaaaaaaaaaaaaaataaaaaaaaaaaaattaaattttattaatataaataaatatttattttNNNNNNNNNNNNNNNNNNNNNNNNNNNNNNNNNNNNNNNNNNNNNNNNNNNNNNNNNNNNNNNNNNNNNNNNNNNNNNNNNNNNNNNNNNNNNNNNNNNNNNNNNNNNNNNNNNNNNNNNNNNNNNNNNNNNNNNNNNNNNNNNNNNNNNNNNNNNNNNNNNNNNNNNNNNNNNNNNNNNNNNNNNNNNNNNNNNNNNNNNNNNNNNNNNNNNNNNNNNNNNNNNNNNNNNNNNNNNNNNNNNNNNNNNNNNNNNNNNNNNNNNNNNNNNNNNNNNNNNNNNNNNNNNNNNNNNNNNNNNNNNNNNNNNNNNNNNNNNNNNNNNNNNNNNNNNNNNNNNNNNNNNNNNNNNNNNNNNNNNNNNNNNNNNNNNNNNNNNNNNNNNNNNNNNNNNNNNNNNNttttttgaaaaaaaaaaaaaaaaaaaaaaggagaaaaaagaaaaatgaaaaatgaaaaaagaaaaaagaaaaaagaaaaaaggaaaaaggaaaaaggaaatctaattaatatatatatatatttatttatttatatatctataCACATGTGTaaacaatttttattttatataaaataactttttctttatatccaatttaataaataaaaatttatttattttttatttttttcaacaGTAAAACAAAAATAGCATAATGTTGGTTATACACATATCATCTAcacatatatgtaaatatatacatatatatatatatatatataaattcacatacatattttattatttataatatgcCTATTTTGTTTGCGACTTCTAAAGCGTCATGTTCTCCTGATAAACGAACGTAAGCCTTTTTATCTCCATTTAATCtaaagggaaaaaaaaaaaaaaaaaaaaaaaggaacatataaaaaactgcacatatataacatatatatatatatatatatatatataacatatatacaatatatatctattttatttttttatttcttaataCGTACGTGTTCAAGACATTAATTTTATCACACTCAATACCAAATAAATTCTTCACtgatttttttatgtttttcttATTTGCTCTCTTGTCACACATAAAAACTAAGGTATTTATTTCTTCGATTTTTTTCATAGCCTTTTCTGATGTTAAAGGATATTTAATTAATCCATATTTATCTAATGTTTTACTATGACATGATTTTACGATTCTTGGACACTTTGGATTTCTTGCATATTTCAAGGTTTTGGGCCTGaggtaaaaataaatatatacaatatgtggatatatatacaagtaaatttatacataatatttatacgTCTCGTTCAAACGTTCATAGTTAATACTGTTTGTTGTTATGAAGgtatataaatgaatatatatatatacatatatatatatttttttttatatatacatatttttataatttttccCTTTTATATACTTACTTCTTAAAACGAATGgatattttcatttttttcttctttccATCCTTGTCATCAACATTTGTTttcaataattttttcttcgACACATTTTTACGTATGGTTTTTTTTACTACCTTTTTTCTTGactttattttgttttttccATTTCTATATCTTCTATTTCCCTTTTTCATAACTCTCTTATGGATGATTTTGTGTTTACTCACCTTCTTGACGTTTtctatataaaataaataattaaattaaataaataaataaataaataaataaataaataaataaatatatatatatatatatatatatatatatatatatatatatataaagggATGTATggaaatataattaataattatatattcttaaatatattatatatttatatatttttttcatttttgttttatttttcaacttacttttttttttttctacttgtgtcatttttttaaatctaataaaaatacgaatcaataaagaattttataaataataaaaagtttgtttttaataattataatataataatctttatttaattaaatattaaaattatttataattattattaaaattaaaatgttcccttatatatataaatatatacataaatatatatataaatatatttcttaaaattattttaaaaataaaaaataaaaaataaatatatatatataaaataatatatgtatatatatatattatatatatatatatttatatatataatacatttaattaaatattatattcaataAGAGTTTGattatttgttataataagaaacaaataaaaaaataaaaaattatttaatatatacatataatatatatatatatatatatatatNNNNNNNNNNNNNNNNNNNNNNNNNNNNNNNNNNNNNNNNNNNNNNNNNNNNNNNNNNNNNNNNNNNNNNNNNNNNNNNNNNNNNNNNNNNNNNNNNNNNtaaaaaaaaaatttatttttttttttttttttttttttttttttatatttttttatttttttaatttttttttttttttttttttttttttttttttttttttttttatcccttataaagaataaaatatgatatgATAAAAGCTACGcatatcttttatattttaataaaaaaaaaaaataacataaaaataaatatatccGAAAAGACATTAATTTGTGtaacataaatatgtaGAATATAATCAATTTTAAAAGTGGACAATGGatagaaataaatacaaatataaaaaggaaaaaagaaaaaaaaagaaacatatttttatttattaactttatttttttatgtcGGATTTGTTctatcaaataaaaatattttatacaatcatacaaatttttttttgtaaaatatatatatatatatatatgtatacatgTTAGCTATCCAAAAATCATgacattttttattatttgaataaaattatattattttttacaatttttttttttatttttttttatttttatcccTTTAATTTTCCTAGTAGCTTAAATAAGTACCATATAGgcacacacatatatatatatataatatatatatatatatatatatatatatatataactgaacgaaaaaaaaaaatgaataattattttttaaggaaagaaaatttttttgtattgttttgttttgtttttgtgAGTATCTTTTTTGTATCAAATgtaacaataataaaatgtaataatgtggaaaataaaaatgacaatgtgggaaaaaaaaatgacaatgtggaatataaaaatgacaatgtgggaaaaaaaattaacaatGTAAAAAATGCTTCTTCAGATTTgtataaatacaaattatATGGTGATATAGATGAATATgcttattattttctagATATAGATATAGGGAAACCATCTCAAAGAATTTCTTTAATTCTAGATACAGGTTCCTCTTCGTTAAGTTTCCCATGTAATGGTTGTAAAGATTGTGGGGTTCATATGGAAAAACCATATAACTTGAATTATTCAAAAACATCATctattttatattgtaATAAATCTAATTGTCCTTATGGTTTAAAATGTGTAGGAAATAAATGTGAATATCTTCAATCGTATTGTGAAGGGTCTCAAATATATggtttttatttttcagATATTGTTACATTACCatcttataataataaaaaaaaaatatcttttgaaaaattaatgGGCTGTCATATGCATGAAGAAAGTTTATTTCTACATCAACAAGCCACAGGAGTTCTAGGGTTTAGTTTGACGAAACCGAATGGGGTTCCAACATTTGTTGATTTACTTTTTAAACATACTCCTTCTTTAAAACCGATATATTCTATATGTGTGTCTGAGTATGGCGGTGAATTAATCATAGGTGGTTATGAACCGGATTACTTCTTAAGTAATCAAAAAgagaaacaaaaaattgACAAGTcagataataataataataataataataataataatagtaacaAGGGAAACGTTtctataaaattaataaataatgataaaaatgatgatgaggaaaataattcaaaagATGCAGTTGTATCTAATAATGTTGAAGATATTGTGTGGCAAGCTATTACAAGAaaatattactattacataaaaatatatggtTTAGATTTATATGGTACAAACATTATggataaaaaagaattagaTATGTTAGTAGATTCAGGTAGTACATTTACACATATTCcagaaaatatttataaccaaataaattattatttagaTATTTTGTGTATACATGATATGactaatatatatgaaataaataaaagattaAAACTAACAAATGAGTCATTAAATAAACCATTAGTATATTTTGAGGATTTTAAAACAgcattaaaaaatattattcaaaacgaaaatttatgtattaaaaTAGTTGATGGAGTACAATGTTGGAAAAGTTTAGAAAACCTAccaaatttatatattaccTTGTcgaataattataaaatgatatgGAAACCTAGTTCCTATctatataaaaaggaaagCTTCTGGTGTAAAGGTTTAGAAAAACAAGTTAATAATAAACCTATTTTAGGGTTAaccttttttaaaaataaacaagTTATTTTTGATTTACAACAAAATCAAATTGCATTTGTAGAATCTAAATGCCCATCTAATTTAACATCATCAAGACCAAGAACCTTTAATGAATATagagaaaaagaaaatatcTTCATAAAAgtttcttttattaatttatattgtttatgGCTATTATTGGCCTTAACCATACTCTTATCTCTTATTCTTTATGTAAGAAAAATGTTTTACATGGATTATTTTCCTTTGAGTGATCAAAATAAATCTCCCATACAGGAATCATCATAAAAACGTTAAAGtgatgaaataaaaatatatatatgtatatgtatatatgtatgttcCCGTTCCAAATGCACACATTTTATACTTACATCCATATCTATGTTGTGGTCAACGCAAGACCTTATTTGTCccttttgtttttttcttaataaattaaaaaaatatataaatctcATCATtccatattatattgtttatgtgattttattttttttatttatttataatttcattgttttttttttttttttgtttttattaatatataatatttaatattgtcaaaattttatatatccatatattacttttgatagttgcaaaaaaaaaaaaggataaaataaaataaattcataatataatgtatcatttatatatatatatatatatatatatatatgtgtttacatattttgtatattttgtatatttttaattttttttttttttttgttaagtattcattttattaaatgaacaacaaatatttaaataaaatgttaaaaaatttttaattttaataaatgtaaaataaagaaaaggaCCTAGGacaaataattaatatatatgtgtaactattttattattcttatattttattattcatgGACAAACTAGCCAAaatgcaaaaaaaaaaaaaaaacaaaaaaaaaattatgaacattcagaatattttacattttttttttaaaaattacatGATCTTAATATAGgcatataaaaattataataaaaataaaaaagtttataaaacgataaagaatattatttcaatatatgaatacataatagatcaaatatatatatatatatatgtatatatgtatgtatttattatatgtaatgCCGTTTTTGTTCAATAACGATTATTCCTTTTATTTACCtatatctttttcttaAAGAAAAACTTCCTTGTTGTagaattttatttataaaaatggtTTTCTCcaatatgaattttttaaaaaaaataaaatatatatagattcaaagagaaaaaaaattcacATGTACATTtgtgtataataataataaattgtAACAAGGTAtctatttttaattttttttttaaatagtacacatatatatatatatatataatatatatgtaatatatatatataattttttatgatttttataaattatttttatagtgtcaaaatatattttaaagcTTTATAgtatgaatataatatacaacttaagaaatttattaatggagcattaaaaaataaataaagatgagaactatacaaaaattttatacatatggAAAATGTTcacaaaaataaataaacaaaaaaaaatatatatatatatatatatatttatatttatatatttaattgtttatttatatgaaaattttaattattattactctattttttttttgatataaaaagaacaaTTTGGAAATGTAATACATAGAGGAAATAATTTTGACCTTGttcttcatatttttttgttttaagAGTTTATATTTGCATAATTTCctctaatatatatatatatatatatatatatataatatttatatattaacattttGTGTACCTTATCGTCTTATTATTTCACagttaattttttttttttttttttttttttacaatatgaaaaattatactttttttttttttttttttttttttttttttgtaaacttttttttttttttctatttttggggtttttttttaaaaaaaaattcttttatatataaaaaaaactttttttttttNNNNNNNNNNtgattttttttataaattttttttttttaaaagtttttatttttataattttttttaatatatatatatatatatataaatatataatatttatatatttaaatttttttttactttttgtttttttttttcacaattaattttttttttttttttttttttttacaatatGAAGAATCATactgtttttttttttttctttttcttctttttggtacacattttttatatattccatATTGAGggtatttatataaacaaaaattcTCTTACAAATGAcaaaaacattttaatttGTGATAATACTATAAATGGTAAATcaatcaaaataaataagaaaaaaaaaacaacaGATATCCTTCCCTCCCATATGGAACAcagaataaaaaataaaagtaagacattttttatagatGGAGGAAAGAATTTTCATATGTTttcaaaaaagaaaagaaatgtACATAACTCAAATGGAAATGACGGAAGAAATTCAAATGTGTTATATGcagaaaattataaaataaatttaacGGAAAAACCATTAATTGAAGATGTACCTCGAAATGTTAAAGGAAGATTGAATGAATGGATAAATGAAtttgatgaaaataatactTTGGGATTTTTTCCAATTTTATTAGAAGAAATGTCTAACGAACCATCACCTCTGCAAGTTGGATTTGAAGATTATATGCAGTTTAATGGAGAACATGTagaagaaatatttaaaaatatgacTAGAGAAGTCGTTATAAATGgagaaaagaaaaaaatatttggTATGTGCTTTTTTAATCATAAAACAGGAGTTCTAGCTCCTTTGGCAATATATGCAGAAATTAAAGACGTAACAAAAGTAGGTAACAATCTTGCTGTTAAAGGTTTAGTTAGAGGTCGTGTAATTATTGATGAAATTATAAGTCAAGAACCATGTATTTTAGGAAAAATTTCTCCTATCGAAGATAAAAAAGGTTTAGTAGAACC
The genomic region above belongs to Plasmodium reichenowi strain SY57 chromosome 13, whole genome shotgun sequence and contains:
- a CDS encoding hypothetical protein (conserved Plasmodium protein, unknown function~part of same gene as PRSY57_1321900A~gap found within coding sequence), whose product is DATDSNRKLAKTMINLIKQQFIKLKVIEQEYITPNYEQYKQVAKLKPDISDLTADTPCNTEAECKKLENMMNICTYIRGGADFAYDIFLVTTHVVTTMMAVMCACIFIGPVHICALKNFPYTCKLPYPIFSTLFMATSAVWEVVKAATSLCRVYGDLSIMSKMA
- a CDS encoding vacuolar ATP synthase subunit g, putative; this encodes VYNVDLTIPDSMEKSFNN
- a CDS encoding acetyltransferase, GNAT family, putative, whose protein sequence is MRILKKEIGKKKEEKKRKGNNHRHNLKSRDEKDDLIQRLKRCHDNDNIFNYIDKKYKKYIIKKNKNDSSQNNSINKEKNETYIHNEKKGSKHLGSSSFIFFESINSYELKKYKSAFSIYNILLNITKINMQKLYDENNFLNKGWSDQEKLKELKSDRSKLILGFLKKKKEQNGYNYEQNEYNHEQNEYNHEQNEYNHEQNEYIHEQNEYTHEQNEYNHEQNEYTHEQNEYNHEQNEYIHEQNEYNHVQHPSEHETYDSKFSIKKNTNNHFIDIIKTNDKNQIDDFLKTNPIVCFVHFRFTPDYYPYQKNIICYLYEIQIIKEYIKIGIGTHLINILEQLCKNIHIHKILCTVLKSNYKAVMFYKNKCSFQMDESSPDNFYSDSHQSKTCEYEILKKDIIS
- a CDS encoding 60S ribosomal protein L23, putative → MTQVEKKKKNVKKVSKHKIIHKRVMKKGNRRYRNGKNKIKSRKKVVKKTIRKNVSKKKLLKTNVDDKDGKKKKMKISIRFKKPKTLKYARNPKCPRIVKSCHSKTLDKYGLIKYPLTSEKAMKKIEEINTLVFMCDKRANKKNIKKSVKNLFGIECDKINVLNTLNGDKKAYVRLSGEHDALEVANKIGIL
- a CDS encoding plasmepsin V, putative is translated as MNNYFLRKENFFVLFCFVFVSIFFVSNVTIIKCNNVENKNDNVGKKNDNVEYKNDNVGKKINNVKNASSDLYKYKLYGDIDEYAYYFLDIDIGKPSQRISLILDTGSSSLSFPCNGCKDCGVHMEKPYNLNYSKTSSILYCNKSNCPYGLKCVGNKCEYLQSYCEGSQIYGFYFSDIVTLPSYNNKKKISFEKLMGCHMHEESLFLHQQATGVLGFSLTKPNGVPTFVDLLFKHTPSLKPIYSICVSEYGGELIIGGYEPDYFLSNQKEKQKIDKSDNNNNNNNNNNSNKGNVSIKLINNDKNDDEENNSKDAVVSNNVEDIVWQAITRKYYYYIKIYGLDLYGTNIMDKKELDMLVDSGSTFTHIPENIYNQINYYLDILCIHDMTNIYEINKRLKLTNESLNKPLVYFEDFKTALKNIIQNENLCIKIVDGVQCWKSLENLPNLYITLSNNYKMIWKPSSYLYKKESFWCKGLEKQVNNKPILGLTFFKNKQVIFDLQQNQIAFVESKCPSNLTSSRPRTFNEYREKENIFIKVSFINLYCLWLLLALTILLSLILYVRKMFYMDYFPLSDQNKSPIQESS
- a CDS encoding hypothetical protein (conserved Plasmodium protein, unknown function) — encoded protein: MKNHTVFFFFFFFFLVHIFYIFHIEGIYINKNSLTNDKNILICDNTINGKSIKINKKKKTTDILPSHMEHRIKNKSKTFFIDGGKNFHMFSKKKRNVHNSNGNDGRNSNVLYAENYKINLTEKPLIEDVPRNVKGRLNEWINEFDENNTLGFFPILLEEMSNEPSPLQVGFEDYMQFNGEHVEEIFKNMTREVVINGEKKKIFGMCFFNHKTGVLAPLAIYAEIKDVTKVGNNLAVKGLVRGRVIIDEIISQEPCILGKISPIEDKKGLVEPEESLKIIDEIIRIHTQCSNMESQLMEQLDQSFASMNIKLRNDLKESIDAKLEKFQIDPSDVEQRQAFIQMASFAAFDFHLMIVDRYDALMLQNSEDRLRFVRDKIRQKQKQLAIIKNTPKDKLHEILQQVQNLKNQNMQSPNYPKNAS